The following is a genomic window from Campylobacter concisus.
AGTCGCTTAAAAATCAATTTGGCAAGTGGTATCTAGCAGCTATGGCCTATAACTGCGGTGATGGTGCCTTAAAAAGAGCCATACAAAAAGCTGGCACAGATGACCTTGTAACGCTTCTTGACGCAGAGAAAAAATACCTTCCAGCCGAAACTAGAAATTTTGTTATCAAAATTTTAAGAGCAGCATATACTGCAAAAGACGCAGACTTCTTGATGTCTAAAGATTCATCTTTATTGAATATAAACGGAGGACTAAAGCTTGTAAAAGTAAAAGTACCTGGCGGTACAAATTTAGCTCAAATAGGCGATAGTATCGGCCTTAGTACAAAAAAGATGAAAAATAACAACCCGCATTTAAAATTTGTATTTACTCCGCCAACTCTAAAAGATTATTATGTTTATATCCCTGAAAATAAAAAACAACTTTTTGCAGAAAATTTCAAGCCATTTAAAGGTAAAAATAATTTTTATACCTACGTTGTAAAAAAAGGCGAAACACTACTTTCTATCTCTAAAAAAACAGGTGTTAGTCATAGAGCGATCAAAGACTACAATGAACTTAGTACAAATGCCGTAAGCTATAATCAAAAACTAATTATTCCATTTTCCGCACAAAATAAATCTCAAAACTATATAGTCCAAACTGGTGACACGATAGCTTCTTTATCTAAAAAATTTAATGTGAGTGAAAAAGATTTAAAAGATGCAAATTCTTTTGCTAGTTCAAATTTAAATGTTGGAGCAAATATTGTCATACCATAAGAGCCTAAAATTTTATATAGGACTAAGTTTTACTCTTCTAGTTACTGGTTGCTCTTGGAACGGGGCACCATTTACACCAAGTGGCCCAACTAATGTAAAGGGCAACAATTCAGCTTCTATCCAAAAAGCAACAATGAGACCTTACACGATAAATGGCAAAACATACTACCCAACCGTTGTAAGCGTTGGTGATAAGGCAAGCGGTACGGCAAGCTGGTATGGTCCAAATTTTCATGGCAAAACAACCTCAAACGGCGAAATTTATAATATGTACAACATGACTGCAGCACACAAAACTTTGCCGATGAATACGATCCTTAAAGTAACAAATTTAAGAAATCAAAAAAGCGTCATTGTTCGCGTAAATGATCGTGGACCTTTTGTGGCTGATAGAGTTTTAGACCTTTCAAAGGCGGCTGCAACTAAACTTGATATTATCGGTACAGGCACAGCTCCAGTCAGTATGGAAGTCATAGGCTTTAATGAAGATATTAATGCTGTTGCAAGCATTAACACTCAAGCAAAACCGACAAGCACTGGCATAAAAGTGCCAAATCCAGTCTCTCCGACAGCTCCAACTGGAGGTATTATTATTTCTTCAGAGCAACGAGTCGTAGGTGGAGATTTTATGGTGCAAATTGGCTCATTTAAAAACCTTGAGGGCGCAAACAGATATCAAAGAGAGCATCAAAGCATAGATGGTTACAAGTCGGTAGTTAGGACATTTACTATAGATGGCTCGACCATTTATAGGGTATTTTTAAATGGCTTTAGAAGTGAGGACGAGGCTAGGGATTATGCAAGAAGCGGTAAATTCCAAGGTGCATTTATAGTAAGAGGTTAGGGCGTGAGAGAAGAAATTTTAGAGCTAACTAGAAATACAAAAGAGACACAAATCTCAATGAAGCTTAAAATTTATGGCTCTGGTATTGCAAAGATAGATACTGGCATTGGCTTTTTTGACCATATGCTTGAAGCTTTTACAAAGCATTCTTTGCTTGATCTTGAAATTTCATGCAAGGGCGACACGTATGTGGATTTTCACCACAGCGTTGAGGATGTAGGCATAGTTTTGGGTCAGCTTTTAAAAGAGGCCTTGTATCCTTTAAGTGGTGTTGAGAGATTTGGCGAGGCAAGCGTTGTTATGGATGAGGCGGCTGTTTTTTGCACACTAGATCTTAGCAATAGAGCCTATCTTGTATATGAAAATTTTAATGAAAATGCCAAGGTTGGCGAGTTTGACACGGAGCTTGTGGAAGAGTTTTTTAGAGCAGTTGCGATAAATTCAGCCATCACTCTTCATCTAAATCAAATTCGTGGCAAAAATACTCATCACATCATCGAAGTAACATTTAAATCATTTGCCGTCGCACTTCGTAGAGCGCTTGCTAAAAACGCAAGGATAGGCACACCAAGCACAAAAGGCGTTTTATGATAGAGATTATATTTTTAGATGTTGATGGCTGCCTGACTGATGGCAAGATCATATACAATGCAAATGGTGAAGAGCTTAAATTTTTTGATGTAAAAGATGGCTACGCGATAGAAAGCTGGCTAAAGCTTGGCAAAAAAGTAGCTATCATTACTGGTAGAAAGTCAGCCATCGTTGAGCGAAGGGCTGAAGATCTAAAGATAAATCACGTCTATCAAGGTGTTGGTAATAAATTTGAAGTGGCGAGTGAGATATTAAAATTTGAAGGGCTTAGCTTTAAAAACGCAGCAGCTATTGGCGATGACTACAATGACTATAAAATTTTAAATGCAGTTGCTTGGAGCTTTAAGCCAAAAGACGCGATAAAAGAGCTTGATGTAAAGACAAAACTAAAGCACAAAGGTGGCAATGGCGCGGTTAGAGAAATGATCGAGCTTATTATAAAATCAGAAAATTTATATGACGAGTGGTCTAAGCGTTGGTTGTAAAAATTTTCTACTTCGTCGTGGCAATTTTTAGTGTCGTGATGATATTTTTGGCAGCTCAAGATCCATACCTTGCAAATGTTTTAAAGATCGACACAAAGATATCAAATATGCAGATAAATGATGTGATAGATTATGAGATAAATTCCACAAAAATAAGCGGAGTCTACGAGGCTGACGAGCTAAATAGATACAATGATAAAGATGAATTTTTGAGTTTTAAAGCAAAAATTTTAAGAGGAAATTTAAAACATTTTCTAAGCTCAGACAAAGCAATCTCACAAAACGACGAAATCATCTTTCAAAAGAATGCAAAATACGAAAACAACGATAGTTTGAGATTTATAAGTGACGAAGTGATATATGGAACAAAAACAAAGATAGTAAGATCTGAAGCAAATTTCACGCTCATAAGAAATAATGATAAGGCACTGGGTGAGAGTGGAAGCTATGATCTTGGCAAAAAACAAACGCAGGTAAAAGGGTTAAGGGCATGGGTAGAAGAAAATCAGCGATTTTAGCGGTGATATTGGGTTTTACATTTTTAAATGCAGAGCAAGTTGAAATCACATCAAATGATTTTTTTGCAGATGAGAATAAGCAAACTAGTGAATTTGTAGGTAATGTAAATATCAAAAAGGGTTCATTTGATGAGCTTAAGGCGGATAAGGTGGTTGTCTATTTTGACAAAAAACGCCAGCCTATAAAATATGTGGCCACTGGCAATGCTAGAGCAAAAATTTTTATAAAAGATAAGCACTACGACGGCAAAGGCAATACTCTTACATACGAGCCAGCAAAACAGATCTATACTGTTAGTGGAAATGGCTATTTGCATGAAGTAGAAACTGATAAGAATGTTTATGGTGAAAAGATCGTTGTCAATCAAAAAGATGGCACATATAGTGTAAATAGTGATGAGAAAAAACCTGTTAAATTTATCTTTCAGGTAGAGGAAAAAGATAAGTGATAAGGCCACTAGGTGCTAAATTTATTACATCAAGTCCAAGTATAAAAGAGGCTCCAAGCTTCGTAACAAGCGAAGTTGTCTTTTTGGGTAGATCAAATGTTGGTAAAAGTAGCCTCATAAATACACTTGTAAATCAAAAAAATCTAGCCAAAAGCTCATCGACTCCTGGCAAAACTCAGCTTATAAATTTTTTTGAGGCCGAGTTTTGTGAGCAAAAAGACGAGCAGGAAGAAAAAGATAAATTTAAGCTCATTTTGGTTGATTTGCCAGGCTTTGGCTATGCAAAAGTAGCAAAGTCAAAGCATGATGAATGGCGTAAAAATTTAGATGAGTTTTTGAAATTTAGAAGCGACATAAGGCTTTTTATACATCTAATTGATGCTAGGCATTTTGATTTAGATATAGACGTAAATGTAGATGCTTATCTAAAAAGCTTTTTAAGAGCTGACCAGAAAATTTTAAATTTATATACAAAAAGTGATAAGCTAAATCAAAGCCAAAAGAGTGCGGTAATGAAATTTGACCCAAGCGGCATCTTGGTCTCAACTCTTAATAAAAGCGGTATCGAAAAGGCTAGAGAAGCTATCATAAATAACGCTCTTGGTAGATAAAATGCAAACCATAAGCAGCTTAGATATTAAAATTTTTAAAGAATTTTGGTGGGCTGTTTTTTTATTCTCATATGAGATCGCAACTACGCAATTTGGCTTTTTGCCGCCACTCATTGGTATTTTTTTTACTTATATGATTTTGGAGTACTCAAGAAAACAAAAGCAATACGACGAGTTTAAGCACAATTGGTACTTTGCGATAATTTTTATAATATTTGCTGAGCAAATTCATGGATTTCATCTTTTTTCAACGATTATTGCATTTTTGCTTTTTTATAATTTTATTTTAGACTGGCTCTATACCACGATGAAGTGGCGAAATTGTCTACTTATCATCTTTGTAGCAGCTGGATATGCTTTAACCTTTCTTGTAAATAATCTATTTGCTTACGTTTTAAATGAGCAAAATTTAGCATTTTCGTCTGAATATCTATTTTTTATATCATTTGAAAGTATCCTTGCTATCGTTCTTTTTAGGGATAAAGTGCTATGAGGATGCGCATCGTCTTTAGTGTGATCGCTCTTTTTTGGATTATACTTTTGGGACGAATTTATCACCTAAGCATAAACTCAAATACTTACTACAACGAGATCGCGGAGCAAAACGCGATAAAGACTATTTATATTCCGCCAGTTAGGGGCATTATTTTTGACGCACATGATAAGCCAATGGCTGTTAATCGTCTTGGCTTTTCAGTATCCATTAGACCTCACTTAAGTACTAATAAAAAGGTAAAAATTTTAGATGATGAGCTAGCTTACATTGGCTCACTATTTAGCGATCTAAATGTTACAAAGCTTAAAAATGAATACATAAAAAATGACTCAGCTTATAACCAAGATTTTATAAATGTGGTCGAATTTATTGATTATGATAAATTTTTACCATTTTTTGCATCACTTTCTTTGCGTGAAAATTTAGAGATAAGGCCCGCTTCAAAACGCCACTATCCGTATAACGATCTAGCTTCTCACATCATCGGCTACGTTGGTAGGGCAAATCAAAAAGATATGGATAATGATCCTTTGACAAAGCTTACAAATTACATTGGAAGAAGTGGCGTGGAGCGGTTTTATAATCCGATCTTACAAGGAATTCAAGGGTTTAAAAAGATAAAGGTAAATGCCCTAAATGAAGAGATCGAACAGATAAACTATCAAGCACCACAAAGTCAAAATATCAAGCTTGCAGTCGATCTTGAGCTTCAGCAGTTTGTGGCCGATGTCTTTGGCAAGGATGCAGGAAGCGTTATTGTTATGAGTCTAAAGGACGGTGCTATCATCGCAGCAGGAAGCTTTCCTGAGTATGATCTAAATCCATTTGTGCTTGGAATTTCTCAGCCTGAATGGGAAGAGCTTGTAAAAAACGTCGATCATCCTTTTACAAACAAGCTAATAAACGGCCTTTATCCGCCAGGATCTGTCGTAAAAATGGGTATGGCACTTGCGTTTTTGGATAATGGCATGAGTAAATACGATAGCTTTTTTTGTAGTGGCTCGTATGAGCTTGGAGGGCGTAAATTTCGCTGCTGGAACTCTCACGGACATGGAAATGTTAATATGAATACGGCAATTAGAGAGAGCTGTGATGATTATTTTTATAAAGGTAGTCAAAAGATAGGGATCGACGCTATTGTGCCGATACTTGAACGTATGGGTTTTGGTAGAAAAACCGAGGTTGATTTGCCAAATGAGTTTGTGGGGACTTTGCCAAGTAGAGAGTGGAAGATGAGGAAGTATGGCAAAGCGTGGTTTCAAGGTGAGACCCTTATCACTTCTATCGGACAGGGAAATTTCTTAGTCACGCCTATGCAAGTGGCAAAATATACAGCTGGCCTTGCAACTGGGCTAAACGTGACTCCACATTTTTTAAAGAGCATTGATGGCAAGGATGTTGATTTTACGCCGACCGATGATGCTTTTACACCGTTTGAAAAATCACAGTTACCAGCCATTAGGCATGCAATGTATGAAGTGGCAAATCACCCAAGAGGCACGGCAAATAGGCATTTTATTGGAAGCCTAGTTAAAGTTGCTGCAAAGACAGGTACTGCCCAGGTCGTTGGAATTTCTCAAACTGAAAAGAAACGTATGAAAGAAGAGGATATGGCGTATTTGCAAAGATCTCATGCGTGGATGACTACATATGCGCCCTATGAAGACCCGCAATACGTTATCACAATGGTTATCGAGCATGGTGGCCATGGCGGAAGTGCGGCTGGGCCAAAAATCGCTCAAATTTATAATAAACTCGTTGAAATGGGATATATAAATTTAGAAAAAATCCAAAGCGATCAAAATAAGAAACAAGACAATAAGAAAAAATAAGATCACTAAAAAGCCGTGGCAGTGACCACTTACTTAGAATTTTTTTACCTTGTACTTGGTGCGTTTTTGGCTAAATTTGTCAACTACTTTTTAATCCTCTTTATTAAATTTTGGTAAGTTTGACTGAGAATTTATGTTTTTAGTAGCTAGCAAGAGTCTAAGCGTTGATATATCTTTAAATCAGTTAAATACCCTTGCTTAATAATTTACCACTTTTAGGAGCTCATAAGAAAAATTTTTGATTTTTATATACGATTTTATCAGTAGCATTTGCCTTTTTAAAGCCATTTAGCCTTAGCCTACAGCTATCACAAAGTCCGCATGCCTCGTCCTCACTCTCATAGCAGCTCCAGGTTAGCTCTATTGGTGAGTCAAGTTCTAGCGATTTTAATACAATGTCAGCCTTGCTTAAATTTACAAGTGGCGTAATGATCTGGCAAGAAAAGCTGTCTGATGTGCCTAAATTTATCGCCTCATTTATGCTTTTTATGAAGCTCTCTTTGCAGTCTGGGTATCCTGAGCTATCTTCTTCTACGACACCGATATAGATAGCTTCTGCTCCCTCTTTTTCAGCAAGTGCGGCAGCTACCGAGATAAACACGCCATTTCTAAAAGGCACATAGGTATTTGGCGCATCTTTTTCCACACCATCTTTTCTTATTTTCATGCTGGTATCTGTTAACGAATTTCCACCTATTTGTGCGATAAAGCTAACATCAAGGCTAAGCTTTTTAGCAACCCCTAGTCGCTTACATATCTCGTCAAACGCACGTTTCTCACGCCTCATCGTCCTTTGACCGTAGTCAAAATGAAGTGCCACTATCTCATAACCAGCCTTTTTTGCCATAACCGCACAAAGCGTGCTATCCATGCCGCCACTCATTATACAAACTGCTTTTTTCATATTTTGCCTTTTAAATTTGCTAAAATTATACAAAATTTTACTAAGGACAAGCCAAAAATGATACTTTGCGAAGAGAGTTATCCAGAAATTTTAGATGAAATTTGCTCATATTTGACACCAGGGGAAGTTGAGCTGGTGTTCATAGATGAAGATGAAATGAGAGAGCTAAATAGATCCGAGCGAGGTATCGATAAAACTACAGATGTTTTAAGTTTTCCACTTGAGCTTGTCATTCATGCACCGCTTGGCTCAATCGTCATAAATAAAGATATGGTAAAACAAAAAGCAAACGAGCTAAATCACAGCGAAGATGCTGAGACTGCACTACTTTTTACGCATGGCTTGTTGCACGTCTTGGGCTACGATCATGAAAAGGATGATGGAGAAATGAGGCAAAAAGAGTGCGAGGTTATCAATAAATTTGAGCTGCCTAAAAGCCTAATCGTAAGAAGCGAGGATATTAGACTTATTGATCTAATAAACGAAAAAAAGCTAAATTAAAATAGCGAATTTTCTTCAGTTGTTTTGTGAAGCTCCTCTAGGAGGTCTTCTTTTTGGCATAAAATCAATATATAGATAAAATTTTTAAGCTTTTTTATCTCGCCTAAATTTTTAAAATAAATAGCATTTTGTACTTTTAATAAAGAACCTTCAGGCAAGCAAA
Proteins encoded in this region:
- a CDS encoding septal ring lytic transglycosylase RlpA family protein; this encodes MSYHKSLKFYIGLSFTLLVTGCSWNGAPFTPSGPTNVKGNNSASIQKATMRPYTINGKTYYPTVVSVGDKASGTASWYGPNFHGKTTSNGEIYNMYNMTAAHKTLPMNTILKVTNLRNQKSVIVRVNDRGPFVADRVLDLSKAAATKLDIIGTGTAPVSMEVIGFNEDINAVASINTQAKPTSTGIKVPNPVSPTAPTGGIIISSEQRVVGGDFMVQIGSFKNLEGANRYQREHQSIDGYKSVVRTFTIDGSTIYRVFLNGFRSEDEARDYARSGKFQGAFIVRG
- a CDS encoding KdsC family phosphatase, yielding MIEIIFLDVDGCLTDGKIIYNANGEELKFFDVKDGYAIESWLKLGKKVAIITGRKSAIVERRAEDLKINHVYQGVGNKFEVASEILKFEGLSFKNAAAIGDDYNDYKILNAVAWSFKPKDAIKELDVKTKLKHKGGNGAVREMIELIIKSENLYDEWSKRWL
- the queC gene encoding 7-cyano-7-deazaguanine synthase QueC codes for the protein MYNFSKFKRQNMKKAVCIMSGGMDSTLCAVMAKKAGYEIVALHFDYGQRTMRREKRAFDEICKRLGVAKKLSLDVSFIAQIGGNSLTDTSMKIRKDGVEKDAPNTYVPFRNGVFISVAAALAEKEGAEAIYIGVVEEDSSGYPDCKESFIKSINEAINLGTSDSFSCQIITPLVNLSKADIVLKSLELDSPIELTWSCYESEDEACGLCDSCRLRLNGFKKANATDKIVYKNQKFFL
- the lptA gene encoding lipopolysaccharide transport periplasmic protein LptA, which encodes MGRRKSAILAVILGFTFLNAEQVEITSNDFFADENKQTSEFVGNVNIKKGSFDELKADKVVVYFDKKRQPIKYVATGNARAKIFIKDKHYDGKGNTLTYEPAKQIYTVSGNGYLHEVETDKNVYGEKIVVNQKDGTYSVNSDEKKPVKFIFQVEEKDK
- the mrdA gene encoding penicillin-binding protein 2, which encodes MRMRIVFSVIALFWIILLGRIYHLSINSNTYYNEIAEQNAIKTIYIPPVRGIIFDAHDKPMAVNRLGFSVSIRPHLSTNKKVKILDDELAYIGSLFSDLNVTKLKNEYIKNDSAYNQDFINVVEFIDYDKFLPFFASLSLRENLEIRPASKRHYPYNDLASHIIGYVGRANQKDMDNDPLTKLTNYIGRSGVERFYNPILQGIQGFKKIKVNALNEEIEQINYQAPQSQNIKLAVDLELQQFVADVFGKDAGSVIVMSLKDGAIIAAGSFPEYDLNPFVLGISQPEWEELVKNVDHPFTNKLINGLYPPGSVVKMGMALAFLDNGMSKYDSFFCSGSYELGGRKFRCWNSHGHGNVNMNTAIRESCDDYFYKGSQKIGIDAIVPILERMGFGRKTEVDLPNEFVGTLPSREWKMRKYGKAWFQGETLITSIGQGNFLVTPMQVAKYTAGLATGLNVTPHFLKSIDGKDVDFTPTDDAFTPFEKSQLPAIRHAMYEVANHPRGTANRHFIGSLVKVAAKTGTAQVVGISQTEKKRMKEEDMAYLQRSHAWMTTYAPYEDPQYVITMVIEHGGHGGSAAGPKIAQIYNKLVEMGYINLEKIQSDQNKKQDNKKK
- a CDS encoding LPS export ABC transporter periplasmic protein LptC, which encodes MVVKIFYFVVAIFSVVMIFLAAQDPYLANVLKIDTKISNMQINDVIDYEINSTKISGVYEADELNRYNDKDEFLSFKAKILRGNLKHFLSSDKAISQNDEIIFQKNAKYENNDSLRFISDEVIYGTKTKIVRSEANFTLIRNNDKALGESGSYDLGKKQTQVKGLRAWVEENQRF
- the yihA gene encoding ribosome biogenesis GTP-binding protein YihA/YsxC, producing the protein MIRPLGAKFITSSPSIKEAPSFVTSEVVFLGRSNVGKSSLINTLVNQKNLAKSSSTPGKTQLINFFEAEFCEQKDEQEEKDKFKLILVDLPGFGYAKVAKSKHDEWRKNLDEFLKFRSDIRLFIHLIDARHFDLDIDVNVDAYLKSFLRADQKILNLYTKSDKLNQSQKSAVMKFDPSGILVSTLNKSGIEKAREAIINNALGR
- a CDS encoding lytic transglycosylase domain-containing protein, whose product is MKAMLKIFLMFACSTLLLANTPEKSSYDTQVKILKELDIDASFMKTSHYAKMRQGIKQSQLETFTDALKNGYMYIPMVKEQIKKSGVPESFFYLAMIESGFSNHTVSNAKATGMWQFMEQTARLHGLKVGQYVDERKDPVESTIAATNYLKSLKNQFGKWYLAAMAYNCGDGALKRAIQKAGTDDLVTLLDAEKKYLPAETRNFVIKILRAAYTAKDADFLMSKDSSLLNINGGLKLVKVKVPGGTNLAQIGDSIGLSTKKMKNNNPHLKFVFTPPTLKDYYVYIPENKKQLFAENFKPFKGKNNFYTYVVKKGETLLSISKKTGVSHRAIKDYNELSTNAVSYNQKLIIPFSAQNKSQNYIVQTGDTIASLSKKFNVSEKDLKDANSFASSNLNVGANIVIP
- the ybeY gene encoding rRNA maturation RNase YbeY, which encodes MILCEESYPEILDEICSYLTPGEVELVFIDEDEMRELNRSERGIDKTTDVLSFPLELVIHAPLGSIVINKDMVKQKANELNHSEDAETALLFTHGLLHVLGYDHEKDDGEMRQKECEVINKFELPKSLIVRSEDIRLIDLINEKKLN
- the hisB gene encoding imidazoleglycerol-phosphate dehydratase HisB, which translates into the protein MLELTRNTKETQISMKLKIYGSGIAKIDTGIGFFDHMLEAFTKHSLLDLEISCKGDTYVDFHHSVEDVGIVLGQLLKEALYPLSGVERFGEASVVMDEAAVFCTLDLSNRAYLVYENFNENAKVGEFDTELVEEFFRAVAINSAITLHLNQIRGKNTHHIIEVTFKSFAVALRRALAKNARIGTPSTKGVL